From a single Brassica napus cultivar Da-Ae chromosome C9, Da-Ae, whole genome shotgun sequence genomic region:
- the LOC106447845 gene encoding uncharacterized protein LOC106447845, whose translation MSKKFEMSDLGKLTYYLGIEVIQGADKIRIKQEMYAQGILCDTKMEACNASQIPVEANLKISKAEDEREIDVTEYHRMFEVSASHKTRPVLRSRFSKQIHAQSERLSRTSHQAHITVCERKNKLRDSSHNIDLDDGRSTSGHAFYYGSSLITWTSQK comes from the exons ATGTCTAAGAAGTTCGAGATGTCAGATCTAGGTAAGCTAACGTACTACCTTGGCATAGAGGTGATTCAAGGAGCAGACAAAATCAGAATAAAACAAGAAATGTATGCTCAAGGAATCCTGTGTGACACGAAGATGGAAGCGTGTAACGCATCTCAAATTCCAGTGGAGGCGAATTTGAAGATCTCAAAAGCTGAAGATGAACGAGAGATAGATGTTACAGAGTATCATAGGATGTTTGAGGTATCTGCTTCCCACAAGACCCGACCTGTGTTACGCAGTAGGTTTTCTAAGCAGATACATGCACAATCCGAGAGACTCTCACGGACAAGCCATCAAGCACATATTACGGTATGTGAAAGGAAGAACAAACTTCG TGACAGCAGTCACAACATTGATCTCGATGACGGGAGGAGCACGTCAGGACATGCATTCTACTACGGTTCATCACTGATCACTTGGACATCGCAGAAGTAG